From Halorubrum salinarum, the proteins below share one genomic window:
- a CDS encoding 30S ribosomal protein S6e, protein MAEFKVVVADPETGETFQREVDGQDANRFLGRELGDEIGGDAVGLPEHTIELTGGSDETGRPMREDVSGTRLKELLLEGGVGFEPSREGERKRITVRGREIDDDIAQINASVVDGDGDVAAALGEGDDDADE, encoded by the coding sequence ATGGCCGAATTCAAAGTCGTCGTCGCCGACCCCGAGACCGGCGAGACGTTCCAGCGAGAGGTCGACGGACAGGACGCCAACCGATTCCTCGGTCGCGAACTCGGCGACGAGATCGGCGGCGACGCGGTCGGACTCCCCGAACACACCATCGAACTCACCGGTGGCTCCGACGAGACCGGACGCCCGATGCGCGAGGACGTCTCCGGCACTCGCCTGAAGGAGCTCCTCTTAGAGGGCGGCGTCGGCTTCGAGCCGTCCCGCGAGGGCGAGCGCAAGCGGATCACCGTCCGCGGCCGCGAGATCGACGACGACATCGCGCAGATCAACGCCAGCGTCGTCGACGGCGACGGCGACGTGGCGGCCGCGCTCGGCGAGGGCGACGACGACGCCGACGAGTAA
- a CDS encoding lipoate--protein ligase family protein, which translates to MRVFRGEFATPAADREPTADLLASAGDGVPAVRVTAPPRQVAFGRRDAREPGFEAAKRAAEAAGFPAVERDVGGRAVAYTGSTLSFGVAVPTGAGRGSIDARYETATETLRDALRDLGADVVRGEPPNAFCPGDHSLRVADGAGDASGGKIAGLAQRVRADAALVAGVLVAAAADPDPIARVTDRVYGALDVPFDPGSVGSVADAGGPDDPDAVARAVEAAFVEGAWGDGEREIVRVDGADA; encoded by the coding sequence ATGCGCGTCTTCAGAGGGGAGTTCGCGACGCCGGCCGCGGACCGGGAGCCGACGGCCGACCTGCTCGCGTCGGCCGGGGACGGCGTCCCCGCGGTCCGCGTCACCGCGCCCCCGCGACAGGTCGCGTTCGGCCGGCGCGACGCCCGCGAGCCCGGGTTCGAGGCGGCGAAGCGGGCGGCCGAGGCGGCGGGATTCCCGGCCGTCGAGCGCGACGTGGGCGGCCGCGCGGTCGCGTACACGGGATCGACGCTGTCGTTCGGCGTCGCGGTGCCGACCGGGGCCGGCCGCGGGTCGATCGACGCGCGGTACGAGACGGCGACCGAGACGCTCCGCGACGCGCTCCGCGACCTCGGCGCGGACGTGGTCCGCGGAGAGCCGCCGAACGCGTTCTGCCCCGGCGACCACTCGCTGCGGGTCGCCGACGGCGCCGGCGACGCGAGCGGGGGGAAGATCGCGGGGCTCGCCCAGCGCGTGCGCGCCGACGCGGCGCTCGTCGCGGGCGTCCTCGTCGCCGCGGCGGCGGACCCCGACCCGATCGCGCGAGTCACCGACCGCGTCTACGGCGCGCTCGACGTGCCGTTCGACCCCGGATCGGTCGGGAGCGTCGCGGACGCGGGCGGCCCGGACGACCCCGACGCCGTCGCTCGCGCCGTCGAGGCCGCGTTCGTCGAGGGCGCGTGGGGGGACGGCGAACGCGAGATCGTCCGCGTCGACGGGGCAGACGCCTGA
- a CDS encoding uS10/mL48 family ribosomal protein, producing the protein MTFVTKLDFASGDRDVLVETVQELKETLERKGAECKGPHASPSERVTVPLYKDLAPGDEFSPWRYDVYRRSMEIHGADDIARDVVGRDFPDSIHVEVEVDQKKPLGHRRD; encoded by the coding sequence ATGACCTTCGTCACGAAACTCGACTTCGCGTCCGGCGACCGCGACGTGCTCGTCGAGACCGTCCAGGAGCTCAAGGAGACGCTCGAACGCAAGGGCGCCGAGTGTAAGGGCCCGCACGCGAGCCCCTCGGAGCGCGTCACCGTCCCGCTGTACAAGGACCTCGCGCCCGGCGACGAGTTCTCGCCGTGGCGCTACGACGTGTACCGCCGCTCGATGGAGATCCACGGCGCCGACGACATCGCGCGCGACGTGGTCGGCCGCGACTTCCCCGACTCGATCCACGTCGAGGTCGAGGTCGACCAGAAGAAGCCGCTCGGGCACCGACGCGACTGA
- a CDS encoding bis(5'-nucleosyl)-tetraphosphatase, whose product MTVEATSAGAILFRDTRGEREYLLLKSRPGDWEFPKGGVEGDEELQQTAIREVGEEAGIEDFRLIDGFRREYDYVFEANGKTIHKTVHLFIARSFEASAELSKEHRDLQWRDYDQAINTITQDGPRDILEEAHEYLDERKDEEDGKYV is encoded by the coding sequence ATGACGGTCGAAGCGACCAGTGCCGGAGCCATCCTCTTCCGCGATACCCGCGGCGAACGGGAGTACCTGCTCCTGAAGAGCCGACCGGGGGACTGGGAGTTCCCCAAAGGCGGGGTCGAGGGGGACGAGGAGCTCCAGCAGACGGCGATACGAGAAGTCGGCGAGGAGGCCGGAATCGAGGACTTCCGGCTGATCGACGGGTTCCGCAGGGAGTACGACTACGTGTTCGAGGCGAACGGGAAGACCATCCACAAGACGGTCCACCTCTTCATCGCCCGCTCGTTCGAGGCGAGCGCGGAGCTCTCGAAGGAACACCGCGACCTCCAGTGGCGCGACTACGACCAGGCGATCAACACGATCACGCAGGACGGCCCGCGCGACATCTTAGAGGAGGCCCACGAGTACCTCGACGAGCGGAAAGACGAGGAAGACGGCAAGTACGTATAG
- the ahbB gene encoding siroheme decarboxylase subunit beta, translating to MQEVDADLTALDRAIINAFQGGFPVAERPFDAAAAALGERGVEVTGPALCERVRELDEEGILSRFGALVNAEEIGGAASLVAMHAPEDRYDEIAETVNEFTAVAHNYEREHPHLNMWFVVSVADHPDPDKDGHDRVEEVLAEIEAATGQETYNLPKLREFHVGAKFLVDGPVPDGDVDLSHLGPEVAPSDRGTLTPDERDLVVEIQGGLPITETPYADVAAAIGADVDWVVETIKRFEREGKVRRVGVIPNHYALGYTENGMTVWNVPEEVLDEVGPAVASLDFVTHCYERPRHAGVWEYNFFAMTHGRTEAESERRIAEVRELMDEHWDVGADDWDTLFSTRILKKTGIRIADRADSNTA from the coding sequence ATGCAGGAGGTCGACGCGGATCTGACGGCGCTCGACCGCGCGATCATCAACGCGTTCCAGGGCGGCTTCCCGGTCGCGGAGCGGCCCTTCGACGCGGCGGCAGCCGCGCTCGGGGAGCGCGGCGTCGAGGTCACGGGGCCGGCGCTCTGCGAGCGCGTCCGCGAACTCGACGAGGAGGGAATCCTCTCGCGGTTCGGCGCGCTCGTCAATGCCGAGGAGATCGGCGGGGCGGCGTCGCTCGTCGCCATGCACGCGCCGGAGGACCGCTACGACGAGATCGCGGAGACGGTGAACGAGTTCACCGCGGTCGCGCACAACTACGAGCGGGAGCACCCCCACCTCAACATGTGGTTCGTGGTGAGCGTCGCCGACCACCCCGACCCGGACAAGGACGGCCACGACCGCGTCGAGGAGGTGCTCGCGGAGATCGAGGCCGCGACGGGCCAGGAAACGTACAACCTCCCGAAGCTCCGGGAGTTCCACGTCGGCGCGAAGTTCCTCGTCGACGGGCCGGTGCCCGACGGCGACGTGGACCTCTCGCATCTGGGTCCCGAGGTCGCGCCGAGCGACCGCGGGACGCTCACGCCCGACGAGCGCGACCTCGTGGTCGAGATCCAGGGCGGCCTCCCGATCACGGAGACGCCGTACGCCGACGTGGCGGCGGCGATCGGGGCCGACGTCGACTGGGTGGTCGAGACGATCAAACGGTTCGAGCGGGAGGGGAAGGTGCGCCGCGTCGGCGTCATCCCGAACCACTACGCGCTCGGCTACACGGAGAACGGGATGACGGTCTGGAACGTGCCCGAAGAGGTCTTAGACGAGGTCGGGCCCGCGGTCGCGTCGCTGGACTTCGTCACGCACTGCTACGAGCGCCCGCGCCACGCCGGCGTTTGGGAGTACAACTTCTTTGCGATGACGCACGGCCGCACGGAGGCGGAAAGCGAGCGCCGGATCGCGGAGGTCAGGGAGCTCATGGACGAGCACTGGGACGTGGGCGCCGACGACTGGGACACGCTGTTCTCGACGCGCATCCTGAAGAAGACCGGCATCCGCATCGCGGACCGGGCGGACAGCAACACGGCGTGA
- the tgtA gene encoding tRNA guanosine(15) transglycosylase TgtA, with amino-acid sequence MRDHFEIRDHDAAGRIGRLEVPRAGVTVETPALLPVVNPNVLTIEPERLREEFGAEMLITNSYIIRSTDRIRDRVVDEGLHEFLGFDGAIMTDSGSFQLAEYGDIDVTTAEIIEFQRRIGSDVATPVDVPTPPDADRERAERELATTKQALADAEDADTGEMLVNAPVQGATYADLREEAGRHAAATDLDVFPVGAMVPLLNSYRYAEVVEAVRAAKRGLGPGVPVHLFGAGHPMMLALAVAAGCDLFDSAAYALMARDGRYLTVSGTEHLEDLDYFPCSCPVCADHAPADLRGFGDGETERLLAEHNLHVTFEELRRVKEAIRSGNLLDLVDRRARGHPAMLDGYRALLDHAEELERTDPGSKDAFFYTSHEAARRPEVRRHRDRLGRLAAPDDLLLTESKAPSDHAYDAVWRVKPPFGPYPPALSETYPLTAEVPERTDDAAQVAAAAGVAALADANPETTLTLGHDAWCDAALERLPDRVATENLRTLG; translated from the coding sequence ATGCGCGATCACTTCGAGATCCGGGACCACGACGCCGCCGGGCGGATCGGGCGGCTGGAGGTCCCGCGCGCCGGCGTCACGGTCGAGACGCCGGCGCTTCTGCCCGTGGTCAACCCCAACGTGCTCACGATCGAGCCCGAGCGGCTCCGCGAGGAGTTCGGCGCGGAGATGCTGATCACGAACTCCTACATCATCCGCAGCACGGACCGCATCCGCGACCGCGTGGTCGACGAGGGGCTCCACGAGTTCCTCGGGTTCGACGGCGCGATCATGACCGACTCCGGCTCCTTCCAGCTGGCCGAGTACGGCGACATCGACGTGACGACCGCGGAGATCATCGAGTTCCAGCGGCGGATCGGCAGCGACGTGGCGACCCCCGTCGACGTGCCGACGCCGCCCGACGCGGACCGCGAGCGGGCGGAGCGGGAGCTGGCGACCACGAAGCAGGCGCTCGCGGACGCGGAGGACGCCGACACCGGCGAGATGCTCGTCAACGCCCCGGTCCAGGGCGCGACGTACGCCGACCTCCGCGAGGAGGCCGGCCGGCACGCGGCCGCGACCGACCTCGACGTGTTCCCGGTCGGCGCGATGGTCCCGCTGCTCAACTCCTACCGCTACGCCGAGGTGGTGGAGGCGGTCCGCGCGGCGAAGCGCGGGCTCGGCCCGGGCGTCCCGGTCCACCTGTTCGGCGCCGGCCACCCCATGATGTTAGCCCTCGCGGTCGCGGCCGGCTGCGACCTGTTCGACTCGGCCGCCTACGCGCTGATGGCCCGCGACGGCCGCTACCTCACGGTGTCGGGGACGGAACACCTGGAGGATCTCGACTACTTCCCCTGCTCGTGTCCCGTCTGCGCGGACCACGCCCCGGCCGACCTCCGCGGCTTCGGCGACGGCGAGACGGAGCGGCTGCTGGCCGAGCACAACCTCCACGTCACCTTCGAGGAGCTGCGCCGCGTGAAGGAGGCGATCCGGTCCGGGAACCTGCTCGACTTGGTCGACCGACGCGCTCGCGGCCACCCCGCGATGCTCGACGGCTACCGCGCGCTGCTCGACCACGCCGAGGAGCTAGAGCGCACCGACCCCGGCTCGAAGGACGCGTTCTTCTACACCTCCCACGAGGCGGCTCGCCGGCCCGAAGTGCGGCGGCACCGGGACCGCCTCGGCCGGCTGGCGGCGCCGGACGACCTGTTGCTCACCGAGTCGAAGGCGCCCTCCGACCACGCCTACGACGCCGTGTGGCGCGTGAAGCCGCCGTTCGGCCCCTACCCGCCCGCGCTCTCGGAGACGTACCCCCTCACCGCCGAGGTGCCCGAGCGGACCGACGACGCGGCGCAGGTCGCGGCCGCGGCGGGCGTGGCCGCGCTCGCGGACGCCAATCCGGAGACGACGCTCACGCTCGGTCACGACGCGTGGTGCGACGCGGCGCTGGAGCGGCTCCCGGACCGCGTCGCGACGGAGAACCTGCGGACGCTCGGCTGA
- a CDS encoding DUF5787 family protein codes for MTPDAEFGYELLVCRYAELAWHPSEGLRPAIVARQLGTKERRWDTVVIEVDPAAFARRRAFGDRTIDSDLLHVVRGAPTEWAWYRDALPDPGYPWRYVRQAVHRAAGRDLIEKRRDGNRIEIRRVRPYPGWVERIVAVENKPDLDRSAADRLADQLAHDVEAALADEAWLATETTGERVEPALLRELPVEAGILATDFSAGVDADAADVAWHPSDLAPGEGERRDPETETLRLEIAERAYGKGWRSFHDTMRPDCRHFELRREGRALVPHCAAKGKVPTARECSGSCPEFSPEPPQWRTRGWPIEGGPGKGIERLLARRRERERDAVAGAGRPGSE; via the coding sequence GTGACGCCAGACGCCGAGTTCGGCTACGAGCTTCTGGTCTGTCGGTACGCCGAGCTGGCCTGGCACCCCAGCGAGGGGCTGCGCCCGGCGATCGTCGCCCGCCAGCTCGGCACCAAGGAGCGCCGCTGGGACACGGTCGTGATCGAGGTCGACCCGGCGGCGTTCGCGCGGCGGCGCGCGTTCGGCGACCGGACCATCGACTCCGACCTCCTCCACGTGGTCCGCGGCGCGCCCACCGAGTGGGCGTGGTACCGCGACGCCTTGCCCGACCCGGGCTACCCGTGGCGCTACGTGCGGCAGGCGGTCCACCGCGCCGCGGGCCGGGACCTGATCGAGAAGCGCCGCGACGGCAACCGCATCGAGATCCGGCGGGTGCGCCCGTACCCGGGCTGGGTCGAGCGGATCGTCGCGGTCGAGAACAAGCCGGACCTCGACCGCTCGGCGGCCGACCGGCTCGCCGACCAACTGGCCCACGACGTCGAGGCCGCGCTCGCCGACGAGGCGTGGCTCGCGACCGAGACGACCGGCGAGCGCGTCGAGCCCGCCCTGCTCCGCGAGCTGCCCGTCGAGGCGGGCATCCTCGCGACTGACTTCTCCGCGGGCGTCGACGCCGACGCCGCGGACGTGGCGTGGCACCCGAGCGACCTCGCGCCGGGCGAGGGCGAGCGCCGAGACCCCGAGACGGAGACGCTGCGGCTGGAGATCGCCGAGCGGGCGTACGGGAAGGGGTGGCGCTCGTTCCACGACACGATGCGCCCCGACTGCCGACACTTCGAACTCCGGCGCGAGGGCCGCGCGCTCGTCCCGCACTGCGCCGCGAAAGGGAAGGTGCCGACCGCGCGGGAGTGCTCGGGCTCCTGTCCGGAGTTCTCGCCGGAGCCGCCGCAGTGGCGCACGCGGGGGTGGCCCATCGAGGGCGGCCCGGGGAAGGGGATCGAGCGGCTGCTGGCGCGGCGCCGCGAGCGGGAGCGCGACGCGGTCGCGGGCGCGGGACGACCCGGGTCCGAGTGA
- a CDS encoding Nif3-like dinuclear metal center hexameric protein, giving the protein MKLSEYVDRLDDELDTAAYADVDASANGLQVGPDDAEIERVAFAVDAARATIEAAADADADALVVHHGLSWGGIERVTGRVHDRIAALIEHDIALYVSHLPLDGHQELGNAAGVADAVGLADRDPFGEMGPVTIGTIGEAAEPRSAAAIRETLDGFEGQPDGEPSPTRVLDFGPDEIERVAVVTGSGVDWLDEAVAAGADALITGEGKQQAYHDAREAGVTVFLAGHYATETFGVRALQSLTDDWGVETTYLSHPTGL; this is encoded by the coding sequence ATGAAGCTCTCCGAGTACGTCGACCGACTCGACGACGAACTCGACACGGCCGCGTACGCCGACGTCGACGCGAGCGCGAACGGGCTCCAGGTAGGCCCGGACGACGCCGAGATCGAGCGCGTCGCGTTCGCGGTCGACGCCGCGCGGGCGACGATCGAGGCCGCCGCCGACGCGGATGCCGACGCCCTCGTCGTCCACCACGGGCTCTCGTGGGGCGGCATCGAGCGCGTCACCGGACGGGTCCACGACCGGATCGCGGCCCTGATCGAGCACGATATCGCGCTGTACGTCTCGCACCTCCCGCTCGACGGCCATCAGGAACTGGGCAACGCCGCGGGCGTCGCGGACGCGGTCGGGCTCGCGGACCGCGACCCGTTCGGCGAGATGGGGCCGGTGACGATCGGGACGATCGGCGAAGCGGCGGAACCGCGGTCGGCGGCGGCGATCCGGGAGACGCTCGACGGCTTCGAGGGGCAGCCGGACGGCGAGCCGTCCCCGACGCGGGTGCTCGACTTCGGTCCCGACGAGATCGAGCGGGTCGCGGTCGTCACCGGGTCCGGGGTCGACTGGCTCGACGAGGCGGTCGCCGCCGGCGCCGACGCGCTGATCACCGGCGAGGGGAAACAGCAGGCCTACCACGACGCGCGGGAGGCGGGGGTCACGGTGTTCCTCGCCGGCCACTACGCCACGGAGACGTTCGGCGTCCGCGCGCTCCAGTCGCTGACCGACGACTGGGGCGTCGAGACGACGTACCTCTCGCACCCGACCGGGCTGTAA
- the hemA gene encoding glutamyl-tRNA reductase: MRETGAIAGVSVAHADATVDEIEAAGGDGVRATVSDLLAREGVEEAFAVQTCNRSEAYVVTDRTVDGATALSTFAPDVRAGAVRRLDHEESLEHLMRVASGLESLVLGEDQIIGQLREAYEESKSAGGIGPVLKDAVTKALHVGERARTETEINEGVVSLGSAAVRLAAGEIDLTDGTAVVVGAGEMGTLAARTLDDTAVSEIVVANRTVPHAEFVVEEVDTPAEAVSLADLPAVIPEADLVVTATGSPDLVVHPSYVDGAGRVVCIDIAQPRDVDPAAGAREGVTVYDIDDLEDVTRRTRESRAEEARKVESIIDDELDRILEAYKRKRADDAISAMYAGADQVKARELDRAMSKLEAQGDLSDEQRETVEDLADALVGQLLAAPTRSLRDAAGEDDWETIRTALQLFDPEFTAQAEAPDEADLTEAGAGGPDAIPDSVAEELDD, encoded by the coding sequence ATGAGAGAGACGGGTGCGATCGCCGGTGTGAGCGTCGCCCACGCCGACGCGACCGTCGACGAGATCGAGGCCGCCGGCGGCGACGGCGTCCGCGCGACCGTCTCGGACCTGCTCGCACGCGAGGGAGTCGAAGAGGCGTTCGCGGTGCAGACGTGTAACCGCTCGGAGGCGTACGTCGTCACCGACCGGACCGTCGACGGGGCGACGGCGCTGTCGACGTTCGCGCCCGACGTGCGCGCCGGGGCGGTCCGCCGCCTCGACCACGAGGAGAGCCTGGAACACCTGATGCGCGTCGCCTCCGGGCTGGAGTCGCTCGTGCTCGGCGAAGACCAGATCATCGGCCAGCTGCGCGAGGCCTACGAGGAGTCGAAGTCGGCGGGCGGCATCGGGCCGGTACTCAAAGACGCCGTGACGAAGGCGCTCCACGTCGGCGAGCGCGCGCGGACGGAGACCGAGATCAACGAGGGCGTCGTCTCGCTCGGCTCCGCGGCCGTCCGGCTGGCGGCGGGCGAGATCGACCTCACCGACGGGACGGCCGTCGTCGTCGGCGCCGGCGAGATGGGGACGCTCGCGGCCCGGACCCTCGACGACACCGCCGTCTCCGAGATCGTCGTCGCGAACCGCACCGTGCCCCACGCGGAGTTCGTCGTCGAGGAGGTCGACACCCCGGCGGAGGCGGTGTCGCTCGCCGACCTCCCCGCGGTGATCCCCGAGGCCGACCTCGTCGTCACCGCGACCGGGAGCCCCGACCTCGTCGTCCACCCCTCCTACGTCGACGGCGCCGGTCGCGTCGTCTGTATCGACATCGCGCAGCCCCGCGACGTCGACCCCGCGGCCGGCGCCCGCGAGGGCGTCACCGTCTACGACATCGACGACCTCGAGGACGTCACCCGGCGGACCCGGGAGAGCCGCGCCGAGGAGGCCCGGAAGGTCGAGTCGATCATCGACGACGAGCTCGACCGCATCCTGGAGGCGTACAAGCGCAAGCGCGCCGACGACGCCATCTCGGCGATGTACGCCGGCGCGGACCAGGTGAAGGCGCGCGAGCTCGACCGCGCGATGTCGAAGCTGGAGGCGCAGGGCGACCTGAGCGACGAGCAGCGCGAGACGGTCGAGGACCTGGCGGACGCGCTCGTCGGCCAGCTGCTCGCCGCCCCCACCCGGTCGCTCCGGGACGCCGCCGGCGAGGACGACTGGGAGACGATCCGGACCGCCCTCCAGTTGTTCGACCCCGAGTTCACCGCGCAGGCGGAGGCCCCGGACGAGGCGGACCTCACCGAGGCCGGGGCCGGAGGCCCGGACGCGATTCCGGACTCCGTCGCAGAGGAACTCGACGACTGA
- a CDS encoding precorrin-2 dehydrogenase/sirohydrochlorin ferrochelatase family protein, which yields MTPLYHDLAGETVAVFGGGAVGARKARGFDEAARIVVVSPEFDERLLSLADEHEAAEHETAERPDGPSVELIRAAPDPEAVPDWIDRLDPALAVAATDDAAVNAAVESAALDRGILVNRTDVSGGRDPGSVVVPATVEDDPVTVALSTGGTSPALAKALRERIEAEIEGAGAMAALSGEIREELKAAGVPPAKRREAVRRVVRSRGVWKGLQKGRSNGRQEADTVIEEVLDR from the coding sequence GTGACCCCGCTGTACCACGACCTCGCGGGCGAGACGGTCGCCGTCTTCGGCGGCGGCGCCGTCGGCGCGCGCAAGGCGCGGGGATTCGACGAGGCGGCCCGGATCGTCGTCGTCAGCCCCGAGTTCGACGAGCGGCTGCTGTCGCTTGCCGACGAGCACGAGGCGGCCGAGCACGAGACGGCCGAGCGCCCGGACGGGCCGTCCGTCGAACTGATACGCGCCGCCCCCGACCCGGAGGCGGTGCCCGACTGGATCGACCGCCTCGACCCGGCGCTCGCGGTCGCCGCGACCGACGACGCCGCGGTCAACGCCGCCGTCGAGTCGGCCGCGCTGGACCGCGGGATCCTCGTCAACCGGACGGACGTGTCGGGCGGCCGCGACCCCGGGAGCGTCGTCGTCCCCGCGACGGTGGAGGACGACCCCGTCACCGTGGCGCTCTCGACGGGGGGCACGAGCCCCGCGCTCGCGAAGGCGCTGCGCGAGCGGATCGAGGCCGAGATCGAGGGGGCGGGCGCGATGGCGGCCCTCTCGGGCGAGATCCGCGAGGAGCTGAAAGCGGCGGGCGTCCCGCCCGCGAAACGCCGGGAAGCGGTCCGGCGCGTTGTCAGATCCCGGGGGGTTTGGAAGGGTTTACAAAAGGGGAGATCCAACGGACGGCAAGAGGCCGACACCGTGATCGAGGAGGTACTCGACCGATGA
- a CDS encoding DUF7112 family protein, which produces MPRVPSDGEDVSSIRVSLARSGGTSRPCVRLPDDDALDGRVESGACDALGVSAGDVIRVAIDREEYHARVAADSNGRLLRGAYDNRRLAREAGEGTNRLVEWLDANGREPGDSVVLDVVVPGELYGLRIPGERTLYDANRGPRSSLADIARDLDG; this is translated from the coding sequence ATGCCTCGCGTTCCCTCCGACGGCGAGGACGTTTCCTCGATTCGCGTCTCGCTCGCCCGCAGCGGCGGCACTAGCCGCCCCTGCGTCAGGCTCCCGGACGACGACGCGCTCGACGGGCGCGTCGAGTCCGGCGCCTGCGACGCGCTCGGCGTGAGCGCGGGGGACGTGATCCGCGTCGCGATCGACCGCGAGGAGTACCACGCGCGGGTCGCGGCCGACTCGAACGGGCGGCTGCTCCGCGGCGCGTACGACAACCGACGGCTCGCGCGCGAGGCCGGCGAGGGGACGAACCGCTTGGTCGAGTGGCTCGACGCGAACGGTCGGGAGCCCGGGGACAGCGTCGTCCTCGACGTGGTGGTGCCCGGCGAGCTGTACGGGCTGCGTATCCCGGGCGAGCGGACCCTGTACGACGCGAACCGGGGGCCGCGGTCGTCGCTCGCGGACATCGCCCGCGACCTCGACGGGTAG